A single region of the Candidatus Zixiibacteriota bacterium genome encodes:
- a CDS encoding thrombospondin type 3 repeat-containing protein yields the protein MNKTSYPAVLAFMLMILLSAGSAESAKIFLMPDSVILTNPIGTDVYLELQVDAATTNFKLFQVLIAFDATKLDASLIDAVHIQEGALFPSSGAQTVFNYRLESGNTVLVIEGLILGYGIAVNGPGTVASLTFRVIDTGRVGLDILSHDTRDVNNVPFQSDASGSVLLLNYPPTPFPLDVPPANGSVLGTACPGDSITCWWGTSRSVYAGESVRYKLEVSSLPTFTPPTTVTRDNLTDTLAKVPVTQGGKYYWRVTARGTIHNWTRLSTPPLDSFAFVITPDPDADGKATPCDNCPTAANANQQDTDGDGDGDACDNCVTISNPDQADSDADGVGNACDNCPTVANTNQADSDADGFGDACDNCRLISNPNQADADADNVGDVCDNCPSVPNTNQADGDGDGVGHACDNCPLVPNPDQADQDQDGIGDVCDGCCLMLTGNADGDANDVVDISDLSVLVDYLFFGGSISACFQENDVDRSGSVDISDLQKLIDFLFFGANLPACP from the coding sequence ATGAACAAAACGTCTTATCCGGCGGTGCTCGCCTTCATGCTCATGATTCTGCTGAGCGCCGGGAGCGCCGAAAGTGCCAAGATATTTCTCATGCCTGACAGCGTCATTCTCACCAATCCGATCGGGACCGACGTCTACCTCGAATTGCAGGTGGATGCGGCTACAACCAATTTTAAGCTGTTTCAGGTCCTGATTGCCTTTGACGCTACCAAACTTGACGCCAGTCTGATCGATGCCGTCCACATTCAGGAAGGGGCATTGTTCCCGTCGTCGGGCGCCCAGACGGTGTTCAACTACAGACTTGAATCTGGCAATACGGTGCTGGTGATTGAAGGCCTGATCCTGGGGTACGGGATCGCGGTCAACGGTCCCGGCACCGTAGCCAGTTTGACCTTCAGAGTGATCGACACCGGCCGCGTGGGGCTCGACATCCTGAGCCATGACACGCGCGATGTCAACAACGTGCCGTTTCAAAGTGATGCCTCCGGATCGGTGCTGCTTTTGAATTATCCCCCCACGCCGTTTCCGCTTGACGTACCGCCAGCCAACGGTTCAGTGTTGGGGACCGCTTGTCCCGGCGACAGCATAACCTGCTGGTGGGGCACCTCACGGTCCGTGTACGCCGGCGAATCGGTCCGCTATAAGCTCGAGGTGAGCAGCTTGCCGACGTTTACGCCCCCTACGACCGTGACGCGGGACAATCTCACCGATACGCTCGCCAAAGTGCCGGTAACCCAGGGCGGCAAATACTACTGGCGGGTTACCGCGCGGGGCACCATCCACAACTGGACGCGTCTGTCTACGCCGCCACTGGACTCGTTCGCCTTTGTCATCACGCCGGATCCCGATGCCGATGGCAAGGCGACCCCTTGCGACAACTGTCCGACTGCCGCCAACGCCAATCAGCAGGATACTGACGGCGACGGTGACGGCGACGCGTGCGATAACTGCGTGACTATCAGCAATCCGGATCAGGCCGACTCCGATGCCGATGGGGTCGGGAACGCATGCGACAACTGTCCCACCGTGGCCAACACCAACCAGGCCGATAGCGACGCCGATGGCTTCGGTGACGCGTGCGACAATTGCAGACTCATCAGCAATCCCAATCAAGCCGACGCCGACGCCGACAACGTCGGCGACGTATGCGACAACTGCCCCAGCGTGCCGAACACGAACCAGGCAGACGGCGATGGTGACGGTGTCGGGCATGCGTGCGACAACTGCCCACTGGTACCGAACCCCGATCAGGCGGACCAGGATCAGGACGGGATCGGTGACGTCTGCGACGGCTGCTGCCTGATGCTGACCGGTAATGCCGATGGCGATGCGAATGACGTGGTCGATATTTCTGACCTGTCCGTATTGGTCGATTATCTCTTTTTCGGGGGGAGCATTTCGGCCTGTTTTCAGGAAAACGATGTCGATCGGTCCGGCTCAGTCGACATATCGGATCTGCAGAAGTTGATAGATTTTCTGTTCTTCGGCGCAAATCTGCCGGCCTGTCCATGA
- a CDS encoding sigma-70 family RNA polymerase sigma factor, producing MAKTDSELWAEILLGSHAAWGELVERYKSLVYGVSSYIGLSMADSADCFQQTWVLLYQNRAQIHDSTRISSWLVTTAKREALRLKQRSGAILSERRLPEDRDTNPLPDEELEQLEAQVHLETALEELDLPCRKLLHLFFFANEEQTYEQIARDLGFAPNTLGAKRRRCLEKLKRILIAQGYFEERNND from the coding sequence ATGGCCAAAACCGACAGCGAGCTTTGGGCTGAAATCCTTCTGGGCAGCCATGCGGCGTGGGGAGAACTCGTAGAACGCTACAAGTCGCTGGTGTATGGAGTCTCATCGTACATTGGCCTGTCCATGGCCGACTCTGCCGATTGCTTCCAGCAGACGTGGGTGCTGCTCTATCAAAATCGCGCCCAGATACATGACTCCACCAGAATATCATCGTGGCTGGTAACCACGGCCAAGCGGGAAGCGCTGCGGCTCAAACAACGGTCCGGAGCGATCCTGAGCGAGCGCCGCTTGCCGGAGGACAGAGACACGAACCCGCTGCCGGATGAAGAACTGGAACAGCTGGAAGCCCAGGTGCACCTCGAAACGGCGTTGGAGGAGTTGGACCTCCCCTGCCGAAAACTCCTGCACCTTTTCTTTTTCGCCAATGAGGAGCAGACATACGAGCAGATCGCGCGGGACCTTGGTTTTGCTCCCAACACGTTGGGGGCCAAACGACGACGCTGTCTTGAGAAACTGAAGCGGATCCTCATTGCCCAGGGGTACTTCGAGGAACGAAATAACGATTGA
- a CDS encoding CHAT domain-containing tetratricopeptide repeat protein: MDTSAREKAVRRFLTSGKITDIADTDLAAACEQLIQAASRRSFKRGLRLADRFLSRARVHGGPLRSTALRAVARMNHFSGNHSAARKYYLLARKEAGADPLVRGRIDRTLVDVYMYLNDFGRSAGHARSAMATFTRLRADSDLAQTWVNYGNLLHRQDRHRLAERWYRKAATYFDKTDNQVALARCLYNRANVLVQMFEFSDAEELYCRARSIYEKAGYELDACDVRYGLAWLWMLSGRFHQALLELSACETTYHHGGDPRGETLCTLDRAEVYLTLGLYEDARKDAASAGRRFAKLNLRYERAKAALFQAQAAQSLGWSAEASRRLQQARAWFRAERNEGFSGVAHLVAADVADTSIRAVRSHLKSAQRLFARARMPFWEAVCDLRRVSSNFEGSEALSRLRANKAAQQVPHLFALGRTLDGDHRWQLGDMPGAQRLWREAANRLDDVRAQLPPVELRNAYSRRQSSPHLRLIASEADRDPLTAAVWSERYKTTGLWSPLPGATSPAERERIGQSLSELAAQVTAAARHVSQSKGERGWRPAGSNHAVSKLQRQIREQFTSASTVSLSSTDSAEMIAEQFKSVSHQLPIIQFHLQGDDIFAFVHRSGATTVTRFDGGRLRLGQALEQWRFILERQLLSPQSGKTTSIDFELSLWQNIGEWLWRPLEIDRNSQELLILPEGELANLPWGALICDCEPLVSSHHVTLSPSLRHYLAASRVQAVGTTVDVFRGAADNLPMVDKEIAMLVDRAGSRAAVHDPGRRDQWPVSGDAEVWHYSGHAQVREDNPFYSYLILEDGPFFAADFRLRRCRVNLVTLAACRSGEEVTLPGEESTGLVRSLLEMGARNVVAGHWPVADESTASWMQTFYDTYFSGEPVLVSARRAALAVRERFPSAYHWAAFSVFGASDIGGHDV; the protein is encoded by the coding sequence GTGGACACGTCCGCGCGCGAAAAAGCAGTCCGGCGATTCCTGACATCGGGGAAGATCACCGATATTGCAGATACTGACCTCGCGGCCGCTTGCGAGCAGTTGATCCAGGCGGCCTCGCGCCGTTCATTCAAGCGGGGCCTTCGCTTGGCCGATCGATTCCTGTCCCGGGCCCGCGTCCACGGCGGACCACTCCGATCGACAGCGTTGCGCGCGGTAGCGCGTATGAACCACTTCAGCGGCAACCATAGCGCAGCCCGCAAGTATTACCTCCTGGCACGCAAAGAGGCGGGAGCCGATCCGCTCGTTCGCGGCCGAATCGACCGGACACTGGTCGATGTTTACATGTATCTCAATGACTTCGGCAGGTCCGCCGGTCACGCTCGTTCGGCCATGGCGACATTCACACGGCTCAGGGCCGACAGCGATCTGGCGCAGACATGGGTCAACTACGGGAATCTGCTGCATCGGCAGGACCGGCACCGTCTGGCAGAGAGGTGGTATCGGAAGGCGGCGACGTATTTCGACAAGACCGATAATCAGGTGGCACTGGCCCGCTGCCTGTACAATCGGGCGAACGTGCTTGTTCAAATGTTCGAGTTTTCCGACGCCGAAGAACTCTACTGCCGCGCCAGGTCAATCTACGAAAAGGCCGGCTATGAACTTGATGCCTGCGATGTCCGGTACGGACTGGCGTGGCTGTGGATGTTGAGCGGTCGATTTCACCAGGCGTTGCTCGAATTGTCGGCGTGTGAGACGACGTATCATCATGGCGGCGACCCGCGCGGTGAAACGCTCTGCACCCTTGACCGGGCCGAAGTATACCTGACTCTGGGGCTCTACGAAGATGCCAGAAAGGATGCGGCATCGGCCGGGCGACGGTTTGCGAAGTTGAACCTCAGGTACGAGCGGGCCAAGGCGGCTCTGTTTCAGGCACAGGCGGCCCAGTCACTCGGTTGGTCGGCCGAGGCTTCCCGAAGGCTCCAACAGGCGCGCGCCTGGTTTCGTGCCGAACGGAACGAGGGCTTTTCGGGAGTGGCGCACCTGGTGGCCGCCGATGTCGCTGATACCAGCATTCGCGCCGTGCGCAGTCATTTGAAATCGGCTCAGCGGCTGTTTGCGCGAGCCCGCATGCCGTTCTGGGAGGCAGTGTGCGATTTACGGCGCGTATCCTCGAACTTCGAGGGCTCGGAAGCATTGTCGCGGCTGCGTGCCAACAAAGCGGCGCAACAGGTGCCTCATCTTTTTGCCCTCGGACGAACGCTCGATGGCGACCACCGGTGGCAGCTGGGGGACATGCCGGGCGCGCAACGACTCTGGCGTGAAGCTGCTAATCGGCTTGATGACGTTCGAGCGCAACTGCCGCCGGTCGAACTACGAAACGCCTATTCTCGCCGCCAGTCCTCGCCGCACCTGCGTCTCATAGCGTCAGAAGCGGATCGTGATCCGTTGACAGCGGCGGTGTGGTCCGAGCGGTACAAAACCACCGGACTCTGGTCGCCCCTTCCGGGCGCGACATCACCGGCGGAGCGGGAGCGAATCGGTCAGAGTCTCTCCGAGTTAGCTGCTCAGGTGACGGCTGCCGCGCGGCACGTGAGCCAGTCGAAAGGTGAGCGGGGCTGGAGGCCAGCCGGGAGCAATCACGCCGTATCAAAACTCCAGCGGCAGATCCGGGAACAGTTTACGTCGGCAAGCACGGTGTCACTGTCGTCCACCGATTCGGCAGAGATGATCGCGGAGCAGTTCAAGTCCGTATCGCACCAGTTGCCGATCATCCAGTTTCATCTGCAGGGGGATGATATCTTCGCGTTTGTTCACCGTTCGGGCGCAACGACCGTCACCCGATTCGACGGCGGACGCCTGCGGCTTGGCCAGGCTCTCGAACAATGGCGTTTCATTTTAGAACGACAACTGTTGTCACCGCAATCGGGAAAGACGACCTCGATTGACTTCGAACTATCGCTCTGGCAGAACATAGGGGAGTGGCTTTGGCGGCCATTGGAGATCGACAGAAACTCACAGGAACTGTTGATCCTTCCCGAGGGAGAGCTGGCGAATCTCCCGTGGGGCGCCTTGATTTGCGATTGCGAGCCGCTGGTTTCCTCACATCATGTTACACTGAGTCCAAGTCTCAGACATTATCTGGCCGCCAGCCGGGTACAGGCCGTGGGTACTACGGTCGATGTTTTCCGGGGAGCGGCCGATAATCTGCCTATGGTGGACAAGGAGATCGCCATGCTGGTCGATCGCGCCGGGAGCCGGGCTGCTGTGCATGATCCGGGACGGCGCGACCAATGGCCGGTATCCGGCGACGCCGAGGTCTGGCACTACTCCGGCCACGCCCAGGTCCGGGAGGACAACCCGTTTTATTCGTACTTGATCCTGGAGGACGGGCCCTTTTTCGCCGCCGATTTCAGATTACGGCGATGTCGCGTTAATCTCGTGACCCTTGCCGCCTGTCGAAGTGGTGAGGAGGTGACGTTGCCCGGCGAGGAATCGACCG